A genomic segment from Conger conger chromosome 2, fConCon1.1, whole genome shotgun sequence encodes:
- the odad4 gene encoding outer dynein arm-docking complex subunit 4 isoform X2 translates to MSDNEEGDQVPKSSFSAYVAEGDQLYLKGEYIKAIEIYTTALVLQPDDKNCLVARSKCYVKMGDSANALRDAEASLNEDKEFFKGLYQKAEALYTMGDFEFALVFFHRGHKLRPELQEFRLGIQKAQEAIDNSVGSPSSVKLENKGDLSFFHKKKKEGKSVKPKGLARTTKKEQNQQNKKSPKSEKTAKQLLGELYSDKEYLEKLLKDEDLIKGEMRSGEKVQDLILNCISYLDTRTEFWRQQKPVYARERDRKLMQQKWKRAEQSLPSDPTGYVLKSLEEIDATMAAGNVTESLKKAQRVLKTVERWSEETVPNKKEVLGNLHSCIGNALIDLEDMDGALESHKKDLDLSRQNNLTDAKSRALDNIGRVYARIGKYMQAIEAWEEKIPLVCSSLEKTWLFHEIGRCYLELECFEEARDYGSRSLEAANETGDEKWQLNASVLVAQSEVKLGNHNSGVEHFERALEWAKLLRDNPAKEAIQKALSEARQYLTEEST, encoded by the exons atgtcagaCAACGAGGAAGGCGATCAGGTACCAAAAAGTTCGTTTTCTGCATATGTGGCGGAAGGCGACCAGCTTTACCTCAAAGGCGAATACATCAAAGCCATTGAAATTTACACCACG GCTTTGGTATTGCAGCCGGATGATAAGAATTGTTTGGTGGCAAGATCCAAGTGCTATGTGAAGATGGGGGATTCCGCAAACGCTTTGAGGGATGCCGAGGCTTCCCTTAACGAAGACAAAGAATTTTTCAAG GGCCTCTACCAAAAAGCAGAGGCTTTATACACAATGGGAGATTTTGAATTCGCCTTAGTATTTTTTCACCGAGGACATAAACTGCGTCCAGAGCTCCAGGAGTTCAGGCTGGGCATTCAGAAGGCTCAGGAGGCTATTGACAACTCAGTTGGTA GCCCTTCATCAGTGAAGTTGGAGAATAAAGGAGATCTGTCCTTTTTTCACAAAAAGAAGAAGGAG GGGAAATCAGTGAAGCCAAAGGGACTAGCACGCACCACAAAGAAGGAGCAGAATCAGCAGAATAAGAAGAGTCCCAAGAGCGAGAAGACAGCCAAGCAGCTGCTGGGGGAACTCTACAGTGACAAGGAATACCTTGAGAAGCTGCTTAAAGATGAAG ATCTAATCAAGGGAGAGATGCGTAGCGGAGAAAAGGTCCAGGACCTCATCCTCAACTGCATCAGTTACCTGGACACTCGCACAGAGTTTTGGCGGCAGCAGAAACCGGTTTATGCTCGAGAGAGGGACCGCAAGCTTATGCAGCAGAAGTGGAAAAGGGCAGAGCAGAGCCTGCCTTCGGACCCAACGGGCTATGTGCTGAAGAGTCTGGAAGAGATTGATGCCA CTATGGCTGCCGGCAATGTCACAGAGAGCCTTAAGAAGGCACAGCGGGTCCTGAAGACAGTGGAGCGCTGGTCAGAGGAAACTGTACCCAACAAGAAGGAGGTGCTGGGAAACCTGCACAGCTGCATTGGAAATGCTCTGATTGATCTGGAGGACATGGATGGAGCTCTAGAAAGCCACAAAAAAGATCTGGACTTGTCCAGACAGAA CAATCTTACAGATGCAAAGTCGAGGGCTCTGGACAACATTGGACGAGTTTACGCCCGGATTGGGAAATACATGCAAGCAATTGAGGC CTGGGAAGAAAAGATCCCTTTGGTCTGTAGTAGTTTGGAGAAGACCTGGCTGTTCCATGAGATTGGCCGCTGCTACCTGGAGCTGGAATGCTTTGAGGAGGCCCGGGACTATGGTTCGCGCTCGCTGGAAGCCGCTAATGAGACGGGTGATGAGAAGTGGCAGCTGAATGCCAGCGTGTTGGTGGCTCAGTCAGAGG TTAAGCTGGGAAACCACAACTCCGGTGTGGAGCACTTTGAGAGAGCCTTGGAGTGGGCCAAACTTCTACGTGACAACCCTGCCAAGGAAGCCATTCAGAAG GCGCTTTCAGAAGCGAGGCAATACCTGACAGAGGAGTCAACATAG
- the odad4 gene encoding outer dynein arm-docking complex subunit 4 isoform X1, with translation MSDNEEGDQVPKSSFSAYVAEGDQLYLKGEYIKAIEIYTTALVLQPDDKNCLVARSKCYVKMGDSANALRDAEASLNEDKEFFKGLYQKAEALYTMGDFEFALVFFHRGHKLRPELQEFRLGIQKAQEAIDNSVGSPSSVKLENKGDLSFFHKKKKESSGWQGKSVKPKGLARTTKKEQNQQNKKSPKSEKTAKQLLGELYSDKEYLEKLLKDEDLIKGEMRSGEKVQDLILNCISYLDTRTEFWRQQKPVYARERDRKLMQQKWKRAEQSLPSDPTGYVLKSLEEIDATMAAGNVTESLKKAQRVLKTVERWSEETVPNKKEVLGNLHSCIGNALIDLEDMDGALESHKKDLDLSRQNNLTDAKSRALDNIGRVYARIGKYMQAIEAWEEKIPLVCSSLEKTWLFHEIGRCYLELECFEEARDYGSRSLEAANETGDEKWQLNASVLVAQSEVKLGNHNSGVEHFERALEWAKLLRDNPAKEAIQKALSEARQYLTEEST, from the exons atgtcagaCAACGAGGAAGGCGATCAGGTACCAAAAAGTTCGTTTTCTGCATATGTGGCGGAAGGCGACCAGCTTTACCTCAAAGGCGAATACATCAAAGCCATTGAAATTTACACCACG GCTTTGGTATTGCAGCCGGATGATAAGAATTGTTTGGTGGCAAGATCCAAGTGCTATGTGAAGATGGGGGATTCCGCAAACGCTTTGAGGGATGCCGAGGCTTCCCTTAACGAAGACAAAGAATTTTTCAAG GGCCTCTACCAAAAAGCAGAGGCTTTATACACAATGGGAGATTTTGAATTCGCCTTAGTATTTTTTCACCGAGGACATAAACTGCGTCCAGAGCTCCAGGAGTTCAGGCTGGGCATTCAGAAGGCTCAGGAGGCTATTGACAACTCAGTTGGTA GCCCTTCATCAGTGAAGTTGGAGAATAAAGGAGATCTGTCCTTTTTTCACAAAAAGAAGAAGGAG TCTTCTGGTTGGCAGGGGAAATCAGTGAAGCCAAAGGGACTAGCACGCACCACAAAGAAGGAGCAGAATCAGCAGAATAAGAAGAGTCCCAAGAGCGAGAAGACAGCCAAGCAGCTGCTGGGGGAACTCTACAGTGACAAGGAATACCTTGAGAAGCTGCTTAAAGATGAAG ATCTAATCAAGGGAGAGATGCGTAGCGGAGAAAAGGTCCAGGACCTCATCCTCAACTGCATCAGTTACCTGGACACTCGCACAGAGTTTTGGCGGCAGCAGAAACCGGTTTATGCTCGAGAGAGGGACCGCAAGCTTATGCAGCAGAAGTGGAAAAGGGCAGAGCAGAGCCTGCCTTCGGACCCAACGGGCTATGTGCTGAAGAGTCTGGAAGAGATTGATGCCA CTATGGCTGCCGGCAATGTCACAGAGAGCCTTAAGAAGGCACAGCGGGTCCTGAAGACAGTGGAGCGCTGGTCAGAGGAAACTGTACCCAACAAGAAGGAGGTGCTGGGAAACCTGCACAGCTGCATTGGAAATGCTCTGATTGATCTGGAGGACATGGATGGAGCTCTAGAAAGCCACAAAAAAGATCTGGACTTGTCCAGACAGAA CAATCTTACAGATGCAAAGTCGAGGGCTCTGGACAACATTGGACGAGTTTACGCCCGGATTGGGAAATACATGCAAGCAATTGAGGC CTGGGAAGAAAAGATCCCTTTGGTCTGTAGTAGTTTGGAGAAGACCTGGCTGTTCCATGAGATTGGCCGCTGCTACCTGGAGCTGGAATGCTTTGAGGAGGCCCGGGACTATGGTTCGCGCTCGCTGGAAGCCGCTAATGAGACGGGTGATGAGAAGTGGCAGCTGAATGCCAGCGTGTTGGTGGCTCAGTCAGAGG TTAAGCTGGGAAACCACAACTCCGGTGTGGAGCACTTTGAGAGAGCCTTGGAGTGGGCCAAACTTCTACGTGACAACCCTGCCAAGGAAGCCATTCAGAAG GCGCTTTCAGAAGCGAGGCAATACCTGACAGAGGAGTCAACATAG
- the cnp gene encoding 2',3'-cyclic-nucleotide 3'-phosphodiesterase: MEGLEAKQTESMSLMQDEEQQKPVEEKQEAEEPESQKEKPQFETEPKNEQEKQPGPEPERMLVYETQKLSELGFKQPSPVKQPEVEKQLELDNLKPDAENQLEPDPAQQSELSPVKEPELSPMKEPELSPMTEPELSPMTEPELSPVKEPELSPVKEPELSPVKEPELSPVKEPELSPVKEPELSPVKEPELSPVKEPELSPVKEPELSPVKEPELSPVKEPELSPVKEPELSPVKEPELSPVTEPELSPVTEPELSHVKVKEPKVSPVKELAPEPEHLPELEHVKEPKAEQPEPSPVKQPEPEKQVDSGPEKVPEAEKQTENQPESEETEAEKQAESSPGMQEEPDQQASEVETPAPIVPGSLAFAILEDEHTKTALCTSRTLIILRGLPGSGKSRLAGAIRDHYQSFCTIVSADDHDVKPESPSVEGHKAMDEAVIASCTTGTAVVVVDDTNHAHGRVARLVELAEKHQYYTLFLEPRTEWGQDVEQLVQKTNRGLDKSQIQALKGQLEEVSMPLFFGWFLCPAFQDKLRSMAKDFLKTLQGLEAFKEHLSDFTGEAEKEVDLEQYFQDKGMLHCTTKFCDYGKADGSKEYAEQQIVKDRYGSMSELKLSTLVLTPRTLGARVSLTEDQLRLWPAGAEKEGAPEADLPPGSRAHITLGCAEGVEPVQTGLDLLELVLLQQQGQEGERAQDLDLGSLAYYGKGVWVLSLHEPGLAPACFCSYYGPKKEDGKKEAEKKKKFKCNLQ; the protein is encoded by the exons ATGGAAGGGCTAGAAGCAAAGCAGACCGAATCAATGTCTCTGATGCAGGACGAAGAGCAACAAAAGCCAGTCGAAGAAAAACAAGAGGCGGAGGAACCAGAATCGCAGAAAGAGAAGCCACAGTTTGAAACGGAACCCAAGAATGAGCAGGAAAAACAGCCGGGCCCAGAACCAGAGAGAATGCTGGTATATGAAACTCAGAAGCTGTCTGAACTAGGGTTTAAGCAACCTTCACCAGTGAAACAACCAGAAGTTGAGAAGCAGCTGGAATTGGACAACCTGAAACCAGATGCTGAGAATCAGCTGGAGCCAGACCCTGCACAACAATCAGAATTGAGCCCAGTGAAGGAGCCAGAGCTGAGCCCAATGAAGGAGCCAGAGCTGAGCCCAATGACGGAGCCAGAGCTGAGCCCAATGACGGAGCCAGAGCTGAGCCCAGTGAAGGAGCCAGAGCTGAGCCCAGTGAAGGAGCCAGAGCTGAGCCCAGTGAAGGAGCCAGAGCTGAGCCCAGTGAAGGAGCCAGAGCTGAGCCCAGTGAAGGAGCCAGAGCTGAGCCCAGTGAAGGAGCCAGAGCTGAGCCCAGTGAAGGAGCCAGAGCTGAGCCCAGTGAAGGAGCCAGAGCTGAGCCCAGTGAAGGAGCCAGAGCTGAGCCCAGTGAAGGAGCCAGAGCTGAGCCCAGTGAAGGAGCCAGAGCTGAGCCCAGTGAAGGAGCCAGAGCTGAGCCCAGTGACGGAGCCAGAGCTGAGCCCAGTGACGGAGCCAGAGCTGAGCCATGTGAAGGTGAAGGAACCCAAGGTGAGCCCTGTAAAGGAACTAGCACCAGAACCTGAGCACCTGCCAGAGCTAGAACATGTAAAGGAACCCAAAGCTGAGCAGCCTGAACCAAGTCCTGTGAAGCAACCAGAACCCGAGAAGCAGGTGGACTCAGGGCCAGAGAAGGTGCCAGaagcagaaaaacagacagagaacCAGCCAGAGTCTGAGGAAACTGAAGCAGAGAAACAAGCAGAGTCTTCTCCTGGGATGCAGGAAGAACCAGACCAGCAGGCTTCTGAAGTGGAAACCCCTGCTCCAATTGTCCCAGGTTCACTAGCCTTTGCCATCCTGGAGGACGAGCATACCAAGACTGCCTTGTGCACCTCTCGTACACTGATAATCCTCAGGGGCCTGCCTGGCAGTGGCAAGTCCCGACTGGCTGGTGCAATCAGGGATCACTATCAGAGCTTCTGCACTATTGTTTCTGCTGATGACCACGATGTGAAACCTGAAAGCCCGTCAGTAGAGGGGCACAAGGCCATGGATGAGGCAGTCATAGCCTCTTGCACCACTGGAACCGCAGTGGTAGTGGTGGATGACACCAACCATGCTCATGGGCGAGTCGCTAGGCTGGTTGAGCTTGCAGAGAAGCACCAGTATTACACCCTCTTCTTGGAGCCCCGCACTGAGTGGGGACAAGATGTAGAGCAGCTGGTCCAGAAGACCAATCGAGGACTAGACAAGAGCCAGATTCAGGCCTTGAAGGGCCAACTGGAGGAGGTATCCATGCCTCTCTTCTTTGGCTGGTTCCTGTGCCCCGCCTTTCAGGACAAGCTGAGAAGCATGGCAAAAGATTTCTTGAAAACCCTTCAGGGCTTGGAAGCTTTCAAGGAACACCTCAGTGACT TTACTGGTGAAGCTGAGAAAGAGGTGGATCTGGAGCAGTATTTTCAAGACAAAGGTATGCTCCACTGCACCACCAAGTTCTGCGACTACGGGAAAGCAGACGGCTCCAAGGAATATGCGGAGCAGCAG ATTGTGAAGGATCGCTACGGCAGCATGTCGGAGCTGAAGCTGAGTACGCTCGTCCTCACCCCGCGCACGCTGGGTGCCAGGGTGTCCCTCACTGAGGACCAGCTGCGCCTGTGGCCCGCTGGCGCGGAGAAGGAGGGCGCACCCGAAGCTGACCTGCCGCCCGGCAGCAGGGCCCACATCACGCTGGGCTGCGCCGAGGGCGTGGAGCCGGTGCAGACGGGCCTGGACCTGCTGGAGCTGGTGCTGCTCCAGCAGCAGGGCCAGGAGGGCGAGCGGGCGCAGGACCTGGATCTGGGGTCGCTCGCCTACTATGGCAAGGGCGTGTGGGTGCTGAGCCTCCACGAGCCCGGCCTCGCCCCGGCCTGCTTCTGCAGCTACTACGGGCCCAAGAAGGAGGATGGCAAGAAGGAAgcggagaagaagaagaagttcaAGTGCAACCTTCAGTAA
- the nkiras2 gene encoding NF-kappa-B inhibitor-interacting Ras-like protein 2, whose protein sequence is MGKSCKVVVCGLAAVGKTAVLEQLLYANHVVGSEPMETLEDIYIGSIETDRGVREQVRFYDTRGLRDGLEFPRHYYSFADGFVLVYSIDNKESFKRMEALKKDIDRYRDKKEVTIVVLGNKGDLQDQKRVDSEFAQHWAKTEKVRLWEVSVADRRTLIEPFVYLASKMTQPQSKSTFPLSRNKNKGGGSLDS, encoded by the exons ATGGGGAAAAGCTGTAAGGTGGTGGTATGTGGACTGGCAGCCGTTGGTAAAACCGCTGTCCTGGAACAATTGCTTTATGCCAATCACGTTGTGG GTTCAGAGCCAATGGAAACTTTGGAGGACATCTATATTGGGTCCATTGAGACAGACCGGGGTGTGCGGGAACAAGTCCGCTTTTATGATACACGTGGGCTGAGAGATGGCCTGGAATTCCCCCGCCACTACTACTCGTTTGCTGATGGCTTTGTACTCGTCTATAGCATAGACAATAAGGAGTCCTTCAAACGCATGGAGGCACTGAAGAAAGACATTGATCGTTATCGTGATAAGAAAGAG GTTACCATTGTGGTGCTGGGGAACAAGGGCGACCTTCAGGACCAGAAGAGAGTGGACTCGGAGTTTGCACAGCACTGGGCCAAGACGGAGAAAGTGCGTCTGTGGGAGGTGTCAGTAGCTGACCGGCGCACTCTGATTGAGCCCTTTGTGTACCTGGCTAGTAAGATGACCCAGCCTCAGAGCAAGTCCACTTTCCCATTGAGTCGTAACAAGAACAAGGGTGGAGGCTCTCTGGACAGTTGA
- the LOC133116651 gene encoding dnaJ homolog subfamily C member 7-like, with product MAAVDCDMPMEPEPQILSEEEMEREAEGFKEQGNAFYIKKDYSEAFNYYTRAIDTCPKNASYYGNRAATLMMLSRYREALEDSQQAVRLDDCFMKGHLREGKCHLSLGNSRAASRCFQKVLELEPVNTQAQKEDRNAKAVLEYEKMAEFGFEKRDFRKVVFCMDRALEIAPACHRFKILKAECLALLGRYPEAQSVASDILRMESTNGDALYVRGLCLYYEDCIDKAVQFFVQALRMAPDHEKARLACRNAKALKAKKEEGNKAFKEGNYDEAYKLYSEALTIDPNNIKTNAKLYCNRGTVGSKLKKLEQAIEDCSSAVKLDETYIKAYLRRAQCYMDTEQYEEAVRDYEKVYQTEKTKEHKHLLKTAQLELKKSKRKDYYRVLGVGKNATEDEIKKAYRKRALMHHPDRHSAATTEVQKEEEKKFKEVGEAFTVLSDPKKKSRYDSGHDLEDDGMNAGDFDANNIFKAFFGGPGGFSFETNSSSAPGNFFFQFG from the exons ATGGCGGCTGTTGATTGCGATATGCCCATGGAGCCGGAGCCACAAATATTGAGCgaagaggagatggagag GGAAGCAGAAGGTTTCAAAGAGCAAGGGAATGCGTTTTACATCAAGAAGGATTACTCGGAGGCATTCAACTACTACACAAGGGCTATAG ACACCTGCCCAAAGAATGCCAGTTACTACGGGAACCGGGCTGCCACCCTGATGATGCTGAGTCGATACCGAGAGGCATTGGAGGACTCCCAGCAGGCCGTTCGACTGGACGACTGCTTCATGAAG GGTCATCTGCGGGAGGGGAAGTGCCACTTGTCTCTGGGGAACTCCAGGGCTGCCAGCCGCTGCTTCCAGAAGGTTCTAGAGCTGGAACCCGTCAATACCCAGGCGCAGAAGGAG GATAGGAACGCAAAAGCTGTGCTGGAATATGAGAAGATGGCGGAGTTTGGCTTTGAGAAGAGGGATTTTAGAAAG gTGGTCTTCTGTATGGACCGTGCCTTGGAGATTGCCCCTGCCTGTCATCGCTTCAAGATCCTGAAAGCGGAGTGTCTGGCCCTGCTGGGCCGTTACCCAGAAGCTCAGTCTGTGGCCAG CGACATCCTGCGGATGGAATCCACGAACGGCGACGCCCTGTATGTCAGAGGCCTGTGCCTGTACTACGAGGACTGCATTGACAAGGCCGTGCAGTTCTTTGTGCAGGCGCTGCGCATGGCCCCCGACCACGAGAAGGCCCGCCTGGCCTGCAGA AATGCCAAAGCCTTAAAAGCCAAGAAGGAGGAGGGGAACAAAGCCTTTAAGGAGGGCAACTACGACGAGGCCTACAAGCTGTACTCCGAGGCGCTGACAATAGACCCCAACAACATCAAAACCAACGCCAAGCTTTACTGCAACCGTGGGACGGTGGGCTCCAAG CTGAAGAAACTAGAACAGGCCATCGAAGACTGCTCGAGTGCCGTGAAGCTGGACGAGACGTATATCAAAGCCTATCTGCGGAGAGCGCAGTG CTACATGGACACAGAGCAGTATGAAGAAGCTGTGCGGGACTACGAGAAGGTCTATCAGACAGAGAAAACAAAGG AACACAAACACCTCCTGAAGACTGCACAGTTGGAGCTGAAGAAGAGTAAACGGAAAGATTACTACAGGGTGCTGGGGGTGGGCAAAAATGCCACAGAAGATGAAATCAAGAAGGCGTACCGGAAACGGGCTCTAATGCACCACCCAG ATCGACACAGCGCAGCCACCACCGAGGtgcagaaggaggaggagaagaagttCAAGGAGGTGGGAGAGGCCTTCACCGTACTGTCTGACCCCAAGAAGAAGTCCCGCTATGACAGCGGCCATGATCTGGAAGACGATGGCATGAACGCAGGAG ATTTTGATGCCAACAACATCTTCAAGGCTTTCTTCGGAGGACCTGGAGGATTCAGCTTTGAAACAAATTCAT CATCTGCACCAGGAAATTTCTTTTTCCAGTTTGGCTAA